Part of the Synergistales bacterium genome is shown below.
ATAGAGTGTCTCCCCCTGCAGTCTGTAGGTTCGTTTCATCCACTCCAGTTCCGACTCAAGGGAGAGCCCCAGGGTGCTGCCTATGGCGAGACGCTCACCGTCCATGGCCTCGACAACCTTGCAGACCGAAGGACTCATGCCGTCCGTGTAAAAACGGAAGGAATCCTGCGGTGACTCGATCCGGGCCGCATTCATGATCATGGTTGGGCAGTGGACAATCATATTGAGATTGGAAAAGGATGTTTCAAGCACGTTCTGCGCCCCAATAAGGGGAATGGGGAAAAACTCCTTGACAGCTTCTATCACCTCACTGCTTTTCTGCGAGGGGAAGACACCTATGGTGACATCGGTTTTCACACCCCATATATCCACAACACCGGGCTCCACCTGACGGCACGCATAGGGCAAGGTGTTGGTCTCAGCCAGAGTCGGCCGGTTTATCTGACCTTCCTCCTCTACCCACAGTGCCATTTCCAACGTACCGAAGTTACCAGGGATAAAAAGCACCGTTTCCACGTTTTCAAGGTAGGGCCGGGCCATACGCATCATCGGCCGCTGGGCGAAGGAGGGCGCAACCAGGATCACCACGTCGGCCCCGTCAAGAGCTTCCGAGGGGGAGGTGGTCACACACTGGATTTTGCCGAATGCTTCCAGGGCTCCCTTGAGCTCCACACCTCCCCGGCTATGTATTGCCCTCACTTTTTCCTCAAAATCAGGATGTTCCAACAACCGCACGGGGAAGCCGTTACACGCAATATGACCAGCCAGCGCTTGACCTCCATTTCCTGCCCCTATTACAGCTATAGTCGGACTCATTTGCCTCCCCCCTCTCTAGGAAATCCCCAGGCGCCCTGGCACAATGGCCAAGAGCCGCCTGGGCTCTCCATATTGAAGC
Proteins encoded:
- a CDS encoding NAD/NADP octopine/nopaline dehydrogenase family protein; the encoded protein is MSPTIAVIGAGNGGQALAGHIACNGFPVRLLEHPDFEEKVRAIHSRGGVELKGALEAFGKIQCVTTSPSEALDGADVVILVAPSFAQRPMMRMARPYLENVETVLFIPGNFGTLEMALWVEEEGQINRPTLAETNTLPYACRQVEPGVVDIWGVKTDVTIGVFPSQKSSEVIEAVKEFFPIPLIGAQNVLETSFSNLNMIVHCPTMIMNAARIESPQDSFRFYTDGMSPSVCKVVEAMDGERLAIGSTLGLSLESELEWMKRTYRLQGETLYDALQNNRVYSQHGADAPGTLSHRYLTEDVPYLLVPVASFGAKAGVPCPHIESIITLAGTVNATDFRRQGRTLSSIGADFSDAEGLLHYIKTGTVG